A window of Candidatus Berkelbacteria bacterium genomic DNA:
CAATCGCCTTAAAAGTGTAACTCGAACAACTCGGCTGAAATTTGCAGTACCCGGCCGGGTAGAGGGCGCGCAACCAGCCATGATCAGGTGAAAAAGTATGTTGATAAAAGCGAATTACAAGAAGAGCAAGCGAACGCATAATTAATTCAGCAAATTATTTTTTTTGAGCAGTTTTTCCAGATCGTCTTTGAGGCGCGCAAAAGTCAGAGTGGGCATGACTGATTGACGCGCCGTGTCTCGATGTTTAGCCGTCGCCACTTGAATTGTGCGCGGGAGGAGTTGAATAATTAGGTCAATTCGTTCAAGGGCAGGATAGAATTCGCGCAGAATCGATCGCACTTGTCGCTTCAATAAATTTCGTCGCACCGCTTTAGTTGAGAGCTTGCGACTTGTGATGATTGCGATTCGGGCGCCCACTCGTTGACTTGCTAGCCAATTTAGACGAAAA
This region includes:
- the rnpA gene encoding ribonuclease P protein component codes for the protein MLLSRSARLSNARDFARIYRHGRSARSDFFRLNWLASQRVGARIAIITSRKLSTKAVRRNLLKRQVRSILREFYPALERIDLIIQLLPRTIQVATAKHRDTARQSVMPTLTFARLKDDLEKLLKKNNLLN
- the yidD gene encoding membrane protein insertion efficiency factor YidD, translated to MRSLALLVIRFYQHTFSPDHGWLRALYPAGYCKFQPSCSSYTFKAIERFGLLRGAWLGCGRILRCNPWHQGGADPLPSLK